A window from Brassica napus cultivar Da-Ae unplaced genomic scaffold, Da-Ae ScsIHWf_1320;HRSCAF=1886, whole genome shotgun sequence encodes these proteins:
- the LOC125596915 gene encoding uncharacterized protein LOC125596915, producing the protein MTIDQLPKCLFKEGTETQVEKVNNSCRTSILAKVAKYCPDEYKEVSEDPLFAQIVAIHVHKLQFSARAIHTFVCKQLLSAKRYELWFHYARRPLRFSMQEFYAITGLKYKDEPDLEIDDWAYDGGFWSKLLRRQKNISVQQIRKVHVKLCNTWSRVDRLRLVYLCVIAGILMAKDEKVWIPYKYIKLVMNFEKMRKYPWGLHSFDMLVSSIINARDKVKTQNSYVVDGFSYALQIWLMEAVPDIGSLLGQKLREGVTTMRCRNWKGSAKISYEDIITIESNFASTGDVFPSISTSGNFKDVITDAEFVRACEMKDERVDLIIDMQRNKYDWSKHVWAYKETVKPFQYSSEEDGSDEEAAVETSETEIEEEIESTRVSPTKKRKNRFRDTGAESRKKRLLCQRSTEKYRDLEEEMKSYIQSMFNSSFTALGLEVREIIEDRFTKLEEKILSSQTQGGAPANTQTRGTDPFWTPSAAAAAATAPASVSGRPPAPTRASTEAPASVSTRGLAPSRSAASAPYRSRASATAHNGGPANAAKTRSQTKVNKK; encoded by the exons ATGACAATTGATCAGTTGCCTAAATGCTTATTCAAAGAGGGAACTGAAACACAAGTTGAGAAGGTCAACAACAGTTGTCGAACTTCCATACTTGCGAAGGTGGCGAAGTACTGTCCAGACGAGTACAAAGAAGTGTCGGAGGATCCGCTATTTGCTCAGATTGTGGCCATTCATGTACACAAGCTTCAGTTTTCGGCAAGAGCGATCCACACCTTCGTTTGCAAGCAGCTTCTGTCCGCAAAGCGTTATGAGTTGTGGTTCCATTATGCTAGGAGGCCTCTCAGATTTTCAATGCAAGAATTCTATGCCATCACAGGTTTGAAATACAAAGACGAGCCCGACTTGGAGATTGATGACTGGGCATATGATGGAGGGTTTTGGAGTAAGTTGCTAAGGAGACAGAAAAATATTTCGGTTCAGCAAATCAGGAAGGTTCATGTGAAGTTGTGTAATACATGGTCTCGTGTTGATAGGCTGCGGTTGGTCTATTTGTGTGTGATTGCTGGTATTCTTATGGCGAAGGATGAGAAGGTGTGGATCCCATACAAGTACATCAAGCTCGTGATGAACTTCGAGAAGATGAGGAAATATCCGTGGGGTCTTCACTCTTTTGATATGCTGGTGAGTTCCATTATCAACGCTAGGGATAAAGTGAAGACGCAAAACAGTTATGTCGTAGATGGATTCTCGTATGCACTTCAGATTTGGTTGATGGAAGCTGTTCCGGACATTGGGTCTCTTTTGGGTCAGAAACTGAGAGAAGGCGTGACTACCATGAGGTGCAGGAATTGGAAAGGATCTGCTAAGATTTCCTATGAGGATATTATTACCATAGAGTCTAATTTTGCTTCCACC ggagATGTGTTTCCATCCATTTCTACATCTGGAAATTTCAAAGACGTGATTACTGATGCCGAGTTTGTTCGAGCCTGTGAGATGAAGGATGAAAGAGTTGATCTAATCATTGACATGCAGCGAAACAAGTATGACTGGAGTAAGCATGTTTGGGCTTATAAGGAAACAGTGAAACCATTTCAGTACAGTTCTGAGGAAGATGGTTCAGATGAGGAAGCGGCTGTAGAGACAAGTGAAACTGAAATTGAAGAAGAAATAGAAAGCACCCGTGTGTCTCCTACTaagaagaggaagaacaggTTTCGGGATACTGGTGCGGagtcgaggaagaagaggttaCTTTGCCAAAGATCAACCGAGAAATATAGAGATCttgaagaggaaatgaagtCCTATATCCAGAGTATGTTTAACTCTTCTTTTACTGCCTTAGGCCTCGAGGTACGCGAGATTATTGAAGACCGCTTTACCAAATTAGAGGAGAAGATCCTTTCATCTCAGACTCAGGGTGGTGCGCCTGCTAATACTCAGACTCGTGGTACTGATCCGTTTTGGACTCcttctgctgctgctgctgctgccacTGCTCCGGCTTCGGTTTCTGGTCGTCCTCCTGCTCCTACTCGGGCTTCTACCGAAGCTCCTGCATCAGTTTCTACTCGTGGTCTTGCTCCTTCTCGCAGTGCGGCTTCTGCTCCTTATCGCAGTCGAGCTTCTGCGACTGCTCACAATGGTGGGCCTGCGAATGCTGCGAAGACAAGGTCTCAGACAAAGGTAAACAAGAAGTAG
- the LOC111199032 gene encoding uncharacterized protein At4g04775-like has protein sequence MTSSTTSSARFPRISNHGVPTRCWCGEGITTFGSSTAENRYRRFYRCQIARDRKTENHLFKWIDEALIDEIRMVDAKHERVAQEITKFEERVMEKVKSEIVRVEAEMSEKFKEKVNLEIARVAQDMKQKLKITTVAMVVVGAIVGIWTSLTV, from the exons ATGACCAGTTCGACGACTTCTTCTGCTCGTTTTCCTCGCATCTCTAATCATGGTGTGCCCACAAGATGTTGGTGTGGCGAGGGTATAACCACTTTTGGTTCATCGACGGCGGAGAATAGGTATCGACGATTCTACAGATGTCAAATCGCAAGAGAT AGAAAAACTGAGAATCATCTATTTAAATGGATTGATGAAGCTTTGATTGACGAGATACGGATGGTAGATGCGAAACATGAGAGAGTTGCTCAAGAGATTACAAAGTTTGAAGAAAGGGTTATGGAAAAAGTGAAGTCCGAAATTGTTAGAGTTGAAGCTGAGATGTCAGAAAAGTTCAAAGAGAAGGTGAACTTGGAGATTGCTAGAGTTGCACAGGATATGAAACAGAAGCTAAAGATTACGACGGTTGCTATGGTTGTTGTGGGAGCAATCGTGGGAATATGGACTTCTCTTACTGTCTGA
- the LOC111198579 gene encoding uncharacterized protein LOC111198579: MLSFYRVLQIGPSTFDAELASRIIGPNIWLKNFDMDAMMYLFREKTTLRRWSPDRVAFLNCMFSNQIITAYGKFDGNRRGYKIDDNFLEYGRGELPYHGSTGSVWSVDVDRLYIPICVNQIHWISICVNLVNRTIDVFDCGGKKNNRVIEAFAVLIPRIVKAVQSPERKKDFNVKQYTVSYVPMRGLNMSGNDCGAYSLKFIECHLLGLDFSLVNDENIKEARHKIAFDLWEAANDAVLQSRMSTFKPPKRAPVKPVDLG; encoded by the exons ATGCTTTCTTTTTACAGAGTACTTCAGATTGGGCCATCTACATTTGATGCAGAGTTAGCCTCGCGGATTATTGGGCCTAATATTTGGTTGAAGAACTTT GACATGGACGCCATGATGTATTTGTTTCGGGAGAAAACCACATTGCGTCGGTGGAGTCCAGACCGAGTCGCATTTTTGAACTGTATGTTCAGTAATCAGATTATCACGGCCTATGGGAAGTTTGATGGAAACAGGAGAGGGTACAAAATCGACGACAATTTTCTCGAGTATGGAAGAGGCGAGCTTCCATATCATGGAAGCACAGGTTCAGTATGGAGCGTTGATGTCGATCGTCTCTACATCCCTATATGTGTTAACCAAATCCACTGGATCTCTATTTGCGTCAATCTTGTGAACCGGACAATTGATGTCTTCGATTGTGGGGGTAAGAAGAACAACAGGGTCATCGAAGCTTTTGCCGTCCTCATTCCACGAATCGTCAAGGCAGTCCAGTCGCCAGAGAGGAAGAAAGATTTCAATGTGAAACAGTATACTGTTTCATATGTCCCCATGCGCGGCCTAAACATGAGTGGTAATGATTGTGGTGCTTATTCATTGAAGTTCATAGAGTGCCATCTACTTGGATTAGATTTCTCATTGGTGAACGACGAGAACATCAAAGAAGCCCGACACAAGATAGCTTTTGATCTTTGGGAAGCAGCAAATGATGCGGTCTTGCAATCTCGGATGTCTACATTTAAGCCTCCAAAACGTGCTCCGGTGAAACCTGTTGACCTCGGTTGA